In Ascaphus truei isolate aAscTru1 chromosome 5, aAscTru1.hap1, whole genome shotgun sequence, one genomic interval encodes:
- the LOC142494714 gene encoding uncharacterized protein LOC142494714: MELESRKTKDQLVGRSVNDIEGNGLRMNPDEQQLMRHRLQRDEGQLEWSTINGLQAHWNPLADKDFDLFSTTVDLFKFTRKLSLKRFFKQKEINVEKKIEIQKIDVNKDDESNVKLFDINNQLTFKEHCFLNDMIGLLEENVTSYDPDLNFLGRTSSASRKEMWDTIVIGVNACGNHVRDKRNCHKRFDDIRSKLKKKIQHQRVHATGTGGGPTPQRLILSPLEELLRAKLLPVVVEGLPGDRDIGIYPSQFPPVAPEGHVSPETEQVSSPGSASSTHLEEHDEEDYDDDDDDATAIHTQIEASDHEDVPIETVLPANRPANTTYDAIVASEGKIVEAENRRHSDFMTVLERMIALQEETVSQLAHLHRVFIEVPKQLQKINTSFEALVVQQTQANYWRMTNVPQFNTSQPGSVHAGQFSPHSSDIHSPGPNVTGQVAEIAVQVPDDILPLPSVQNQQLTPTKEPTKTKYKQLLLTSFWSKTTKDTHETDQPSLVQCLPTSSHVSVGTSPVREQSLPKSPVGESLPKSPVGESLAKSPVGESLPKSPVGESLPKSPVGESLPKSPVGESLPKSPVGESLPKSPDHWMLLLLLMMMMTDGVTRGKHRETDGPIRIHDRGRDVMTSSGLKRTAFVDWIPTL; the protein is encoded by the exons ATAAAGATTTCGACCTTTTCTCCACTACAGTTGATTTATTTAAGTTTACTAGAAAACTTTCATTAAAAAGATTCTTTAAACAGAAAGAGATCAATGTGGAGAAAAAGATCGAAATCCAAAAGATTGATGTTAACAAAGATGATGAGTCTAATGTAAAACTTTTTGATATCAATAACCAACTTACCTTTAAGGAACATTGTTTTTTGAATGATATGATAGGATTATTAGAAGAAAATGTAACATCATATGATCCAGATCTGAACTTTCTAG ggcggacaagttcagcaagcagaaaagaaatgtgggacacaatagtcattggtgtcaatgcgtgtgggaatcatgtgagggacaagcggaattgtcacaagagatttgatgatattaggtccaaattgaaaaagaaaatacaacaccaacgcgtgcatgctactggcactggaggtgggcccacaccacaacgtctcatattaagtccattggaggagctgcttcgggcaaaattacttcccgtcgtcgtggaaggcttacctggtgaccgtgatataggaatttacccctcacaatttccaccag ttgcccctgaaggacatgtgtcacctgagactgaacaagtgtcttcacctgggtcagccagctcaacacacctagaag aacatgatgaagaggattatgatgatgatgatgatgacgccaccgccatacacacacaaatagaagcaagtgaccatgaagacgttccaattgaaactgttttaccggcaaatcgtccagcaaatacgacatacgatgcaattgtagcttctgagggaaaaattgtggaagcagaaaatcgtcgccattctgacttcatgacagtgctggaaaggatgattgcactgcaggaagaaacagtttcacaattggcacatctccacagagtcttcattgaagtgccgaaacagttgcaaaaaatcaacacctcattcgaagcattagttgttcagcaaacacaagctaattactggagaatgactaatgtaccacaattcaacacctcccagccaggatctgttcatgcaggtcagttttcaccacattcatctgatattcattcaccaggcccaaatgttaccggtcaagtagcagagattgctgtgcaggttcctgacgacatactaccactgccatctgtacaaaatcagcagctgacacctacaaaggagcccacaaaaacaaaatacaagcagttactactgaccagtttttggtcaaaaacaacaaaagacacacatgaaacagaccaaccatcacttgtgcagtgtctaccaactagctcacatgtgtcagtgggcacaagccctgtccgtgaacagtcactacccaaaagccctgtaggtgaatcactgcccaaaagccctgtaggtgaatcactggccaaaagccctgtaggtgaatcactgcccaaaagccctgtaggtgaatcactgcccaaaagccctgtaggtgaatcactgcccaaaagccctgtaggtgaatcactgcccaaaagccctgtaggtgaatcactgcccaaaagccct GATcactggatgctgctgctgctgctgatgatgatgatg ACTGACGGAGTGACCAGAGGGAAACATCGCGAGACAGACGGACCAATTAGGATTCACGACCGAGGACGCGACGTGATGACATCATCCGGATTGAAGCGCACAGCATTTGTGGATTGGATCCCCACTCTCTAG